The DNA segment GTTTCGACTCGGCCATTATCAAACGCCAGTGCAATCACCGCTCGGAATCTGGCCGCTCTTTTCCCTTCAGGAATCCCCTCCAGCTCCGCCAGAAGTTTCCGGTTGTTGTCTTCATAACTGCATTCCGGTCCGGCATAGCGAGAGGAATATACCCCCGGAGCGCCGTTTAAAGCCTCGACCTCCAGTCCCGAATCATCGGCCAGAGCCGCAAATCCGGTAAATTCAGCGATCCCCCGGGCTTTGAGAACAGCATTTTCCTCGAGCGTCAGCCCGGTTTCCTCGATTTCGGGGAATTCCAGGAAATCATCGCAGGTTAATATGGTGATCGGCAGATCCTTTAACAGCTCCCTGATTTCCCTGATTTTATCTTTATTCTTCGTCGCCAGAACAAGCTGCATTGTCA comes from the Candidatus Zixiibacteriota bacterium genome and includes:
- a CDS encoding XTP/dITP diphosphatase, which gives rise to MQLVLATKNKDKIREIRELLKDLPITILTCDDFLEFPEIEETGLTLEENAVLKARGIAEFTGFAALADDSGLEVEALNGAPGVYSSRYAGPECSYEDNNRKLLAELEGIPEGKRAARFRAVIALAFDNGRVETVEGTAEGIITGEKAGYDGFGYDPVFFYPPAGKTFAEMTLEEKNSVSHRGKALVKARELLSSKFGNPK